Genomic window (Sphaeramia orbicularis chromosome 7, fSphaOr1.1, whole genome shotgun sequence):
ACAAATATTTGGAGGACTATTGTTTTTAGTGGAGGGCGTATCACGCAATTGGTTGCGGAGTAATATGCACCTCGGCTGGTGACACAGTTTTAATATTAGGTCATCTGACTTACTGAGCATAGCTGATCATTTATTATGGGCtatagataaaatattaaaaataatggAGACATTGATAAAGTGTTTGTTTAAGTTAAAGTACAACGTGGCTGTCGTGCTATTTTCTGTAGTTTTAAACATTCATTTATTAATGACAAATTAACATATATTTAGTAAATTCGTGTATAGGAAAATAACTGCAAGATCAGCAGGTCTGGTTAATCTTTTACATTGCAGGCAGTGATTAAGACAACTATTAGGTATTTGTCATGAAGTTTTTATTGCATTGAAGGTTTTAGatttaatacaaaaatttaaTTTTCATAAATACTCAGTGAAGGAGACATGCGTTGTCATCCAGTGCAACATAACCGGCATCTCAGCCAAATTCagaaatacatacacatatacaaaacACAAGCTTtagaacacaaaaaatattattagatATTgctataaatattaaaataatccaATACTGTTATAAGTCTGAACCTGTCAGACATGGAAAATTATTTAGGAAGTCTGGAATGACCCAGCTAGCCTATATATTCTTTTATAGaatattaaataatggttatggGAGTTTAATTTTATGCCACCATAACCTACCAGTTCACAGATTATCTGACAGAAGGCAGACAGAGGCATTGCTTTCCTGAACTGAACCTTCACAATGTTTGTAGGCCAGTGCTGTAGAAGTTTTAGCCAACATCAGAAATGACTATTATTCACATCCCAGAAAGCGCACACAAATTATACAACAGGTGCTTTGCCCAAATGCTGCATCACATTCTCCTGGTCACCTGTGCAGGAGAGAGACATAATTTGCTACCACATTACAGATGCTTTCTTGCACTTGTTAATATCTCCTTCAATATCCACTGCTTGAGGCATCGGTGCACTTCAGAAGGTCGTATTTCACATAACCAACGCGATCCACCTGCCTTCGGGAATTCATACGCCAATAGAATCGATCCCTGCAGAAATAGATGTGACCTAAAGAGGACGTATTAGAAACAAAGTCCCAATTAAAATTAATGAAAGATTACATTACGCAAAACAATATCTGCTATAATTTCTGACTGAATAATCATTTGAAATAGGAGATTTATTTACCTTTGTATTGGAACACATCATGAGCATCATTAGGGactccaccaaagactgaatctgtGTATCGGGGGTATCCTCTGTCAATTTTCTGGGCCTTCACATCAAGCCTGTTTTAGTCAAACAAAAATAATCCcagaaaatgtcattaaaatggCAAATATACCCAGATGCTGTTTCAAAATTTTAAAAGTCAGGGCAAAAAACACCCACAGGAAAGAAGGAGTTTAATTACCAAATTCAAAAGAAAACCAGAGAgggtattgtttattatttaacTTGGACCTGGCCTCATGAATACACATAGTCTTCATCTTACCTCCAGAAGTTCTCCCCACTGAAAAGCAGCACTTTTCCTTTCCCCCTCTGCAGTGCCCCCTCCACCTTCTGAACACTACTGGGGAGGCCCAGCTTCTCCAAACTGCGAGGACCATGAACATTCTGGCCTGTGTAAACCCAGAACTGTGGCCCTGAGCAAATAAAAGGAAAACTCATCAAATTACAGtcacttttgtttttgtgttagtgGTTCTTTCTGTGGTATATAAATCTATATTACCTGAGAAGAAGTACATTTTCTTGGTCAGAAGATCCTCAAAAGCAGAGTCAATGACAGCTGGTAGATGTGGCCACCTCTTAGAGATAGAAAATGGTCCCATGAGCTCTCCGTTTTGCTTGCTGGGCATCTTCcagtaatgtctgtaaaataagacataaatcaAAATCAATCTATCACCTGctacatttttttcattgtttcatcCATGTTATAAAAAATCCCAAATTTTCTTACCCGTCCTTGAAGAAATGCAGCTCTCCCTCAATCACTGTGATGGTGTCAAATTTTGGGACCTTGCAGGCATCTATGGTTGGATCCACAGGGGTTGTGGTGGGAGTGCTGGGCTCGGTGGGTTCAGGCTCCTCTGTTGCGTCGGTGTCATCAGTGTCTGGGTAGTCAGTGGTGGGCTGAGGTGGTGTGGGATCAGGGCCAGTTTTTCTTCCTGGAGACAATACAACACAGGGTTGGTTAAGATACTGTTGATAATTAGACTATAATGAAGTCACTTGTAAGCGCTTTATGGTGACTGTACCATAGAGATACTGAATGCCTTCAACGTCATCTTCATGGAGGGAGAAGTCCTCTACGTAGCTGTACATGGGGTACATGAGAGCCTCCCTGATGCTGGAGTGATCCAGGCCCAGGGCATGTCCAAACTCATGGGCGGCTACCAGGAACAAGCTGTAACCTGGAAAATACGCATTCCAAATGTATTATTAATTTGGATCAACGGTGGAATGGAAATAAGGACTTTTCAAGTTCTAACAAATGTATAAACACTGTACAGTAGTGTCAGACACCTTTTCTGACTTGAGGTGAAGGAAAGACATTCAGAATTTTGCAGTTTAACAACCTCATATATGTCTTTGTATAAGCTGTTTTATCAGATGTATTCCCTTTGCATTTAGTAACATTTGGATTAGTAACTCATGGTTTTAGGGTTTTTCCTTAGTATAGTTGCATTTATTTAGTGATTCAATTCCTATTACACAGCATAGTGAAAAAAGCCACTCTGCATTTTGAATACAGTTACTTTAGTacttcaaaatacattttagtcATCATATTTCTTGATTTCTTGATATATTTCTTGCTGCAGTATTTGTACAATGGCctttgtacttttacttgagcagAGGATCAGAATGTGTCTCCCACCTCTAATTTAGACTAACACGTtcattgtctgtttttgttttttactgaatTGTTTACTAACCTTGGTCGGGACAGAAGCCCCATTTCTGGTCGTCATCGTAGTCGTCAGTGGTACTGCACCACAACTTTCCATCTCCTCGTCCCTCACTGGTGCAGGAGTCATACGATTTGCCCTGGAACACAAAGGGGAAGTGGCAGGGCTCTCCCTCAGAATTTCCGCCGATTACAGCAGTCTCTGGCCAAACAAAGACATAACAACGTCAGTGACAAAACAATGCATTGTGGCAGCACCTCAGTGTTTACGTACTGCGGTCTCTGTCACTTACCACGACTGGGACAGAATCCATATTTCACATCCCTGTCAAAGTTGTCTGTGGTAGCACACCAGCGGTAGCCATCACTGCGGCCCTCTGTGGTACAGCTGTCATATTCCTTCCCCTGGAAGACAAAGGGGAAGACACACTCTGCTCCCCCAGCGTTTCCTCCAAATGTGTAGAGAACTGTCAGAGATGAAAATCAGAGACAAGAATAAGTGGATGAGGAGAGTCAGCATGGCACAACAGAAGAAAACCCCATCTGTTTGACCTTCAGTCATGTTTTCCACTGGAGAAAACCTTTTTATTTATTAACAAAGAGCTTTCATTTGAAGATATTTTTAACACATCAACAAGAAATTcaagaaaagcacacaaaaataaattaattaagtaGCAATTATTGGGGAGAAGAGCCTATTACAATGAATAAATCCTTAAACCTATGAGAAAAAAATTACTGTGCTTAAAATCAACTTTAAAGTAGGTTAATCAATATGCAGTTAAATTAATTTTCCAAAGACATTCTtcttttttagtctttttaaGGAATAATAGGAGGTTTTCAGTCACTGTAATGCTAAAAAATCTCAAATCAACTTTAAGAATTCTATACATTTGTACAAAAttgtaaaaataaagaaaatattatcACACAAAAATTCAATACCATCAAATCTCATTATTCCACAGTCTTTGTGAATAACCTCTAATGTATTCTGTGCCAAAACAGCTTAAGATTCTTTCATTATCTTTTCAGTGCAGAATAAATTGTCAGGCTTACGTTCACTGGGGCAGAACCCATACTTCTTGTCCTTGTCGTAGTCGGCTGTGGTGCCACACCAGGGCAGGTTATCTGTGCGGCCCTCAGTGGTGCAGGTGGTGTAAGATTTACCCTCAAAAATAAAGGGGAAGTGGCACAGGGCACCATCCGCATTCCCATAGCGAGTCTTCACgactaaaaatacaaatattaattgtaatatataaaaataacagtAGAGGGAGACAACTTCAAATGTATTTTTAAGGTTAGAGTTACTGTCTTGTGATTACCTGTTCCTGTTCCCAGGGTCCAGTGTTCGTCATCATCAAAGTGGGCATCTCCTTGCAGACCCTCACCAGGTGGATAGGCATGAGCCAGAAGACCATCCTTCCCATCAAATGGGTAGGGGTCTCCATGATCTTGAACATAACAATTCCACATTAGTCTTTCTGTTTATCCTTCATAAGTGTAATTGTTTAACATGTACAAGCATATTCAGTGTTTGCACCTACCGAGTTTTCCAAAAGATATCATGATGTCAGCTGTTCCATCAAGGAGGCGGGTGAAAGTCAGAGGAGTCACATCACTCCACACCTTAAAGGCTCGGGCAAAGGCGTCATCAATCAAGGAGCTCTCCATGTCCGGTGAATAGTTGATGATCCTGAGGAGGACAGAAAAATGAGACCGTGTTTTCAGAACTATCCTACCTGCTCATAAACACTGTCATTTGTTGAACTCTGGTCCCTCACCTGTAAGTGATGTCATTATGGTCCCATTTGAGGTCTCCGTCAAACGTTTTGTAGTTGGCCACATCAGGGACCCCACAGCGAGGTCGTCTCATTGCATCCAGGGTGGGCTGATCCAGCTGTCCAGTCTCCTCCAGCCCCATCTGCCTCTGCATCCTCTTCAAGGCTTTTTCAGTGGACACCATAGACTGGAAGCCACTGCGTTGCAAAGTTTGCATGTAGCCAAATTTCTTCAAATAATCCTAGAGGACATCATGACAAAAACATTCATTATACTATTCAACAGGAatatttattcttaattttgcTTGATAAATATCATTAAAAGTACATTTTTGTCTGGACTACAGATAAATTAGACTCTGACTGATCATATAGATTGAATCCAGAGGAAAATATTtgtcttttcattgtcattattCAGGGACAGCCAGCTCTGCTCAGGTAATTACTGCCAGGAATAAACTGACTGTGCACAGTTTGGGGATTTTCAGTCTATCAAGTCAAAATGAACCATCTGTTACTCACTTCTGCCAGCTCCATATCAGTCATTTGTTTGATGGTGTCTCCTGGGAAGGTAACAAAGATGGGCTTGAGAGGAATGCTCCATCCCTTCTCCATGcaaacccccaaaaccaaaaacaaaactaaagtaCAGCATCTCATTATGAGACCTATATTGCTGCAAAAGGTAACAAAGGAAAGTCAACTGAACACCTCGTAGTgcccagaggaaaaaaaagtggaGCTTCTGTGGTAAGAATCTGTTGTGTTTCTAGCGTCCCCTCTTTGTTTTGAATAGCAGCTCTTGTTGTCTTTCTGCTTCGTGCTCTAGGTCAGTGTTGTGGACCTTGTATTTATGCACCGTAGCATCTTAGTCACTTACCCTTACCCCCGCCTACAACTAACCTCAACCCTCCCACTTATAACTTGGTAGTGTTTGTGTTGAATGGATGTGGGGATTTTCCAAAATATCCACATTTAGCTGTACTTCACAGGTAATGAGTGGTAAAGTAATTGTTCCTTTTTGGAATTCTTCCACTTGGTGGTAgatatgacaaattatggaaaattattgtGTCTTTATTCATTTTGCTGTAGTCAGTAAAGCCACACACATGCTGCTACttgacaaaacaaataaatggttAACCCGATAACAAATTAATTACACAGTTCTTGGGTATTCTGTAAGATAAGACCTATTAGTAGGGAACCCAAAGTGAGCATTCACATTCTTTAATTGTTTCTGTTTATTGTTCTTATAATAGTGCCCAAACTCCATCTTTCATTCATGTcttctttgtgtatttttaccCTAGTTGACCCCTTTTATCATGAGATTCGGCTAGACACTTCTCCTTA
Coding sequences:
- the mmp9 gene encoding matrix metalloproteinase-9, with amino-acid sequence MRCCTLVLFLVLGVCMEKGWSIPLKPIFVTFPGDTIKQMTDMELAEDYLKKFGYMQTLQRSGFQSMVSTEKALKRMQRQMGLEETGQLDQPTLDAMRRPRCGVPDVANYKTFDGDLKWDHNDITYRIINYSPDMESSLIDDAFARAFKVWSDVTPLTFTRLLDGTADIMISFGKLDHGDPYPFDGKDGLLAHAYPPGEGLQGDAHFDDDEHWTLGTGTVVKTRYGNADGALCHFPFIFEGKSYTTCTTEGRTDNLPWCGTTADYDKDKKYGFCPSELLYTFGGNAGGAECVFPFVFQGKEYDSCTTEGRSDGYRWCATTDNFDRDVKYGFCPSRETAVIGGNSEGEPCHFPFVFQGKSYDSCTSEGRGDGKLWCSTTDDYDDDQKWGFCPDQGYSLFLVAAHEFGHALGLDHSSIREALMYPMYSYVEDFSLHEDDVEGIQYLYGRKTGPDPTPPQPTTDYPDTDDTDATEEPEPTEPSTPTTTPVDPTIDACKVPKFDTITVIEGELHFFKDGHYWKMPSKQNGELMGPFSISKRWPHLPAVIDSAFEDLLTKKMYFFSGPQFWVYTGQNVHGPRSLEKLGLPSSVQKVEGALQRGKGKVLLFSGENFWRLDVKAQKIDRGYPRYTDSVFGGVPNDAHDVFQYKGHIYFCRDRFYWRMNSRRQVDRVGYVKYDLLKCTDASSSGY